A window of the Candidatus Tisiphia endosymbiont of Dascillus cervinus genome harbors these coding sequences:
- a CDS encoding phosphatase PAP2 family protein: MFELLYNFHGLNQEIFLWINRITNHFSIIAYILQIISYCFNITNFAIVYFIYCGYFYIQLKKIQDFNQRQIKFWSIYNKMVMIGIIYAIFGCTYALFKFSVNIPRPFCSLPLNSFVTIAHVEVERCLSSFPSSHSGLALMVSYCIWPYITMWQKIIAFLIVLLVAVSRITLAMHYPADIIYSFLITIMIIVVSKMIFKIFTNNLIKWFGERILSLLYHYFLDH; the protein is encoded by the coding sequence ATGTTTGAACTTTTATATAATTTCCATGGTCTTAATCAAGAGATATTCTTGTGGATCAATAGAATTACTAACCATTTTAGCATAATAGCTTATATTCTACAAATTATCTCTTATTGTTTTAATATTACCAACTTTGCTATCGTTTATTTTATATATTGTGGATATTTCTATATCCAGTTAAAAAAGATTCAAGATTTTAATCAGCGTCAGATCAAATTTTGGTCTATATATAATAAAATGGTAATGATTGGTATAATTTATGCTATATTCGGTTGTACTTATGCTCTATTTAAGTTTTCGGTTAATATACCTAGACCATTTTGCTCATTACCTCTTAATAGTTTTGTAACAATTGCTCATGTTGAAGTTGAAAGATGTTTATCCAGTTTTCCAAGCAGTCACTCCGGATTAGCATTAATGGTATCTTACTGTATTTGGCCATATATAACAATGTGGCAAAAAATTATAGCCTTTTTGATTGTTTTATTAGTAGCAGTCTCACGTATTACTCTTGCTATGCATTACCCAGCTGATATTATTTATAGTTTCCTTATCACCATAATGATTATAGTGGTTAGTAAAATGATTTTTAAAATTTTTACCAACAATTTAATAAAATGGTTTGGTGAAAGGATTCTTTCTCTATTATATCATTATTTTCTAGACCACTAA
- a CDS encoding acyl-[ACP]--phospholipid O-acyltransferase — MPSNQLYLFRDMRFLPIFIVQFCGCMNDSILKNALIILITYKLSSQLVESTQLLVLAANTIFVLPFVIFASIAGQVADRYERSTLVKIIKLFELSIVLFATYGFFNNNLVILFLSIFFMGIHSTFFGPIKYSVLPDHLYKNELLGANGFVEAGTFISILVGTIIGGYYTISGNLIITILIIIAMVGVVASYFMPRSNNSNCEIKINLNLFRESIEMIKYAKAKKQVYLAILGISWFWFISAAILAQIPSLAKDTFGADENVANLFLATFSIGVGVGSFWCSKIFGNEITTKYVFVSALGISIFGIDLFFASRISAVHYEPEQLKSIFVFLSKKHNWRIIIDLFFIAAIAGLYIVPLFAVLQYLSSSAHRSRIIAINNFVNAIFMAGSTAILSLLFYWEYSIPSVILFISLLNIVVAYYIYQLIPEVKIVPFAVNRAILKFLFDCMYRVEVKGIENFYKAGKRSVVIANHISYLDPALLATYLPEEMTFAINTTMAKVWWVKPFLTMAKTLPIDPSNSMAIKSLIREVQKDKKVAIFPEGRISITGSLMKIYEGPGMIAEKSDATILPVRIDGTQFTHFSKLKNILKTRIFPKVTITILPPVKFPSKLNIDNREKRKYIGQALYDIMADMMFESSDYQNTIFQSLIETAKSYGFNKKIIQDIDDKSVTYRQLILGSFTLANLIKQDTEVADYVGLMLPNMVETMVTFYAMQACCRRPVMIDYMSEVSNIVASCKTTSVKMVYTSKQFVEKAGLQEVVAKILAANIKIIYLEDLTQRIDLYLKIKAIIASFFPQSYYNNICSSYDDNDPSVVVFTSGISATAKAVVLSHRNLQANRCQLLAKVHFSPDDSAFMALPLFHCFGLSGIIMMTLNAIPVFLYPSSLHYRSIPEVIYDIGATIMFGTDIFLHGYAVYAHPYDFYSIRYVFASSEKLRKDTRELWLDKFGIRIFEGYGTSETSPIISCNTPMHYRAGSVGRLMPKIEYYIRPIHNRPLAEFASAEEFKETTELRTVAYSNVGEEQSTGSTNKLPAEIELCERSIGIEGVGQLFIKGPNIMLGYMHSNNPGIIHPTSSEELGLGWYDTGDIVKIDEDGYLTLLDRIQQFVTIEEVITLILIEDLANMIDVDSKHVAICPDNDNKDKQIFLLTTSQTINSEKFIEIMHKNSIDSNQKNIPVIIHVKEIPILPIGKVNYRQITKMLENYRKVTKMLK, encoded by the coding sequence ATGCCATCAAATCAATTATATTTATTTCGAGATATGCGTTTTTTGCCTATCTTCATAGTACAATTTTGTGGTTGTATGAATGATAGTATACTAAAAAATGCTCTAATTATATTAATTACTTATAAACTATCTAGTCAATTGGTAGAATCAACCCAATTGCTTGTACTTGCTGCTAATACTATTTTTGTATTGCCTTTTGTTATATTTGCAAGTATTGCAGGGCAAGTGGCTGATAGATACGAGCGATCAACTTTAGTTAAAATCATTAAATTATTTGAACTATCCATAGTGCTTTTCGCTACTTATGGATTTTTCAATAATAATTTAGTAATACTTTTTTTGTCTATATTTTTTATGGGTATACATTCAACATTTTTTGGACCAATCAAATACAGTGTTCTGCCAGACCATTTATACAAAAATGAACTATTGGGAGCTAATGGATTTGTTGAGGCAGGAACATTTATCTCTATTTTAGTTGGTACTATTATTGGAGGATACTACACTATAAGTGGCAATTTAATCATCACTATTCTGATAATAATTGCTATGGTTGGTGTTGTTGCTAGTTATTTTATGCCAAGATCGAATAATTCTAACTGTGAAATTAAAATAAATTTAAATTTATTTCGTGAAAGTATAGAAATGATTAAATATGCTAAAGCTAAAAAGCAAGTATATCTAGCAATTCTTGGTATATCTTGGTTTTGGTTTATCAGTGCAGCAATACTTGCCCAAATTCCATCTCTTGCTAAAGATACTTTTGGAGCGGATGAAAATGTTGCTAATTTGTTCCTTGCAACATTTTCAATTGGAGTAGGGGTTGGTTCTTTTTGGTGTAGTAAGATTTTTGGAAATGAAATTACCACGAAATATGTTTTTGTCTCGGCACTTGGTATCAGTATATTTGGTATTGATTTATTTTTTGCCAGTCGCATTAGTGCAGTTCATTATGAACCGGAACAGTTAAAGAGTATATTTGTCTTTTTATCTAAAAAGCATAATTGGCGGATCATTATCGATTTATTTTTTATAGCTGCTATTGCGGGGCTATATATTGTTCCACTTTTTGCAGTATTACAATATTTGAGTTCTTCAGCTCATCGTAGTAGAATAATTGCTATAAATAATTTTGTTAATGCTATATTTATGGCTGGCTCCACTGCAATATTGTCGTTGTTGTTCTATTGGGAATATTCGATACCATCCGTTATATTATTTATTAGTCTGCTCAACATAGTGGTAGCTTATTATATTTATCAATTAATTCCCGAAGTAAAAATAGTACCTTTTGCTGTTAACCGAGCTATTTTAAAATTTCTTTTTGATTGCATGTACAGAGTGGAAGTAAAAGGTATTGAAAATTTTTATAAAGCTGGTAAAAGATCAGTAGTTATCGCCAATCATATTTCATATCTTGATCCTGCCTTACTTGCAACTTATCTACCTGAAGAAATGACTTTTGCCATTAATACAACTATGGCTAAAGTGTGGTGGGTAAAACCATTCTTAACGATGGCAAAAACTTTACCAATTGATCCTTCTAATTCAATGGCTATAAAGAGCTTGATTAGGGAAGTACAAAAAGATAAAAAAGTTGCTATATTCCCTGAAGGAAGAATAAGTATTACTGGTTCCTTAATGAAGATATATGAAGGACCTGGCATGATTGCTGAGAAATCTGATGCGACAATTCTACCTGTAAGAATAGATGGTACACAATTTACTCATTTTTCTAAACTTAAGAATATATTAAAAACACGGATATTTCCTAAGGTTACTATTACTATTTTGCCACCAGTAAAATTTCCTTCTAAGCTGAATATAGATAATAGGGAAAAGCGTAAATATATAGGTCAGGCTCTTTATGATATCATGGCTGATATGATGTTTGAAAGCTCTGATTATCAAAATACTATATTTCAGTCTCTAATTGAGACAGCAAAATCTTACGGTTTTAACAAAAAAATAATACAAGATATTGATGATAAATCTGTTACCTATCGCCAATTAATATTGGGATCTTTTACTTTAGCAAATTTAATAAAACAGGATACGGAAGTAGCTGACTATGTAGGTCTTATGCTACCTAATATGGTTGAAACTATGGTTACTTTTTATGCTATGCAAGCCTGCTGCCGTCGACCAGTTATGATTGACTATATGAGTGAGGTGAGCAATATAGTGGCTTCATGTAAAACAACGTCAGTTAAAATGGTATATACTTCAAAACAGTTTGTTGAAAAAGCTGGATTACAGGAAGTGGTAGCAAAAATCTTAGCAGCCAATATAAAAATTATTTACCTTGAAGATTTAACACAAAGAATTGATTTATATTTAAAAATTAAGGCTATTATAGCCAGCTTCTTCCCACAAAGTTATTACAACAATATATGTAGCAGTTATGATGATAATGATCCGTCAGTTGTAGTATTTACTTCTGGTATTTCAGCAACAGCTAAAGCTGTAGTATTATCACATAGGAACTTGCAGGCTAATCGATGCCAACTTCTAGCTAAGGTACATTTTAGTCCTGATGATTCTGCCTTTATGGCTTTACCGCTTTTTCACTGTTTTGGTTTATCTGGAATAATAATGATGACACTCAATGCTATACCAGTGTTTCTTTACCCGTCTTCTCTGCATTATAGGAGTATTCCTGAGGTAATATACGATATCGGAGCGACAATTATGTTTGGTACGGATATATTTTTGCATGGTTATGCTGTCTATGCTCATCCTTATGATTTTTATTCTATAAGATACGTATTTGCCAGTAGTGAGAAACTGAGAAAAGACACAAGGGAATTATGGCTTGATAAGTTTGGTATAAGAATTTTTGAAGGATATGGTACGTCAGAAACATCTCCAATAATATCTTGTAATACCCCAATGCATTATCGTGCTGGAAGTGTAGGGCGTTTGATGCCTAAAATAGAATATTATATTAGACCAATTCACAATAGACCTCTTGCAGAATTTGCTTCTGCTGAGGAATTTAAAGAAACCACGGAGCTTCGAACCGTAGCGTACTCAAATGTAGGTGAAGAGCAGAGTACCGGTAGTACGAATAAATTACCAGCAGAAATAGAATTATGCGAGAGGTCTATTGGAATAGAGGGGGTAGGACAACTATTCATCAAAGGACCAAATATTATGCTTGGCTATATGCACTCTAATAATCCCGGAATTATCCACCCTACATCATCAGAAGAATTGGGTTTGGGATGGTATGATACTGGAGATATAGTAAAAATTGATGAAGATGGATATCTTACCTTATTAGATCGTATTCAGCAATTTGTTACAATAGAAGAAGTAATTACGCTGATATTAATAGAGGATTTAGCTAATATGATCGATGTTGATAGTAAGCATGTTGCTATTTGTCCTGATAATGATAATAAAGACAAACAGATTTTTCTATTGACCACAAGTCAGACCATAAATAGTGAAAAATTCATAGAAATAATGCATAAAAATTCAATAGACTCAAACCAAAAGAATATACCAGTTATTATCCATGTTAAAGAAATACCAATTCTACCAATAGGTAAAGTAAATTATCGGCAAATAACTAAAATGCTTGAAAATTATAGAAAAGTAACTAAAATGCTGAAATAA
- a CDS encoding amino acid ABC transporter ATP-binding protein — translation MIILDKVSRNYGKTYAVKDISLEFKKKETIAIIGSSGSGKSTLLRIINALEVPTSGHVLIDDKKLTQKNKRKLCLKIGMVFQAFNLFPHLNVQDNLIYAPVNILGMKQMAAIAKAEKLLEQFGLRQRITAFPVNLSGGQKQRVAICRALMMNPEIMLFDEPTSALDPENIKDIIEIISLFKSQITMIVVTHHIKFAKAIADRIIFMDHGQVLADQPAVEFFEKPKSHRARLFLENIGDLM, via the coding sequence ATGATAATACTCGATAAGGTTTCAAGAAACTATGGCAAAACCTATGCTGTTAAAGATATTAGTCTTGAGTTCAAGAAAAAAGAAACTATAGCGATTATAGGATCTTCTGGTAGTGGTAAATCTACTTTATTGCGAATTATCAATGCTTTAGAAGTTCCCACCAGTGGGCATGTGTTAATCGATGACAAAAAATTGACGCAAAAAAATAAAAGGAAACTTTGTCTTAAAATTGGCATGGTTTTTCAAGCGTTTAATCTTTTTCCGCACTTAAATGTCCAAGATAATTTAATATATGCTCCTGTTAATATTTTAGGAATGAAGCAAATGGCTGCCATTGCTAAGGCAGAGAAATTATTAGAACAATTTGGTTTAAGACAAAGAATTACCGCCTTTCCTGTCAATTTATCTGGGGGACAGAAACAAAGAGTGGCGATTTGCCGAGCCTTGATGATGAATCCAGAAATAATGTTATTTGACGAGCCTACTTCAGCTTTAGATCCTGAAAATATTAAAGATATTATTGAAATTATATCTTTATTTAAAAGTCAAATAACCATGATTGTAGTTACTCATCATATTAAATTTGCCAAAGCCATAGCCGATAGGATAATTTTTATGGATCACGGACAAGTTTTAGCTGATCAGCCGGCAGTAGAGTTTTTTGAAAAACCCAAATCTCATAGAGCAAGATTATTTTTAGAGAATATAGGTGATTTAATGTGA
- a CDS encoding MBL fold metallo-hydrolase: MPIINCDCNICTSTSSYNKRTRSSIYIDDGNSQILVDFGFDIKNQLMREKIKKLDGAILTHYHADHVNGIDDLRIFPFFQKTPLEIFSDSSTALKTENRHQHLFAPDKLIARPVDFFAKFKINTINVQFFRQHHGPIDSLGIRMDDFVYSSDVLAFPAESKPFLKNINVWILDCMAYESNDCHAGLDKILQWNDEYKPQQILLTNMNHFIDYHEISKILPSNIKPLYDGYKFIV; this comes from the coding sequence ATGCCGATAATTAATTGTGATTGCAATATATGCACTTCTACTTCAAGTTACAATAAAAGAACTAGATCATCAATATACATCGATGATGGTAATAGTCAAATTCTTGTTGATTTTGGTTTTGACATCAAAAATCAATTAATGCGAGAAAAGATTAAAAAATTGGACGGTGCTATATTAACCCATTATCATGCAGATCATGTGAACGGTATTGATGATTTACGTATATTTCCATTTTTCCAAAAGACACCACTAGAAATTTTTTCTGACAGTAGCACAGCATTGAAAACTGAGAATCGTCACCAACATTTATTTGCTCCGGACAAACTGATTGCAAGACCGGTAGATTTTTTTGCAAAATTTAAAATTAATACCATAAATGTACAATTCTTCAGACAACATCATGGTCCTATAGATAGTTTAGGTATTAGAATGGATGATTTTGTATATTCTAGTGATGTGCTAGCTTTTCCGGCAGAATCTAAACCATTCTTGAAAAATATCAATGTTTGGATATTAGACTGTATGGCGTATGAATCTAATGATTGCCATGCAGGATTAGATAAAATTTTACAGTGGAACGATGAATATAAACCTCAACAAATATTATTAACGAATATGAATCATTTTATTGATTACCATGAGATATCAAAAATATTGCCAAGTAATATAAAACCTCTATATGATGGTTACAAATTTATAGTTTAA
- a CDS encoding DsbA family protein, protein MHNVVGKVLLIIVVVLLALFAYKTMKTPSASTTVSINTLDQQVLDRKEEVEKTEQIIKEYLLNNPEIIIQAIEGLQQRKMQEMEIKTGEYIKDNKSEIEDSLTSPVLGNPNGDVVIATFYDYNCSYCRKGHNFINQLIKLDTGVKVVLKPFPILGDASNYAATIALAVYKTTPSKFQDIHNGLMDLKSITKESVEKLLLVNDLNPEVIAEEINKDEIKNLIDKNVKLAKGLKIQGVPAYIINGKLIAGMVDLDQLQTIVADIRSQNK, encoded by the coding sequence ATGCATAATGTTGTTGGTAAAGTATTATTAATTATTGTTGTTGTTCTTCTAGCATTATTTGCTTATAAAACTATGAAGACTCCTAGTGCTTCTACTACGGTTTCGATTAACACTCTCGATCAGCAAGTGTTAGACAGAAAAGAAGAAGTGGAAAAAACTGAACAAATTATAAAAGAATATTTATTAAATAATCCCGAAATAATCATTCAGGCAATAGAAGGTCTTCAGCAGCGTAAAATGCAAGAAATGGAAATAAAAACTGGCGAATATATAAAAGATAATAAATCTGAAATAGAAGATTCTCTTACATCTCCTGTACTTGGTAACCCGAATGGAGATGTAGTCATCGCTACTTTTTATGATTATAATTGTAGTTATTGTAGAAAAGGTCATAACTTTATTAACCAGTTAATCAAATTAGATACGGGGGTTAAAGTCGTTTTAAAACCGTTCCCGATTCTTGGTGATGCATCTAATTATGCTGCAACTATTGCTTTAGCTGTTTATAAAACCACTCCGAGTAAGTTTCAAGATATTCATAATGGTTTAATGGACTTAAAATCTATTACCAAAGAATCTGTAGAAAAATTGTTACTAGTAAATGATCTAAATCCTGAAGTAATTGCGGAAGAAATCAATAAAGATGAAATAAAAAATCTCATCGACAAAAATGTTAAGTTAGCAAAGGGTTTAAAAATACAGGGAGTACCTGCTTATATTATTAATGGTAAATTAATAGCAGGAATGGTAGATCTAGACCAATTGCAGACGATAGTTGCTGATATACGAAGTCAAAATAAGTAG
- a CDS encoding TIGR02281 family clan AA aspartic protease → MSNKSLIKLIIILCISIVITFCARKLVAAQFAAFSWDNQKSITCFIMILVIISIVYNSFSQKGIRILSIQLLTWGGIFLIIITSYAFKFELNYAAQRVISVLIPSYNWVNKQGELVISRSNDGHFYVNAVANGIKIKFMIDTGASDVALTISDAKMLGFDLSKLNYTKTYSTANGTSRAAPVRLNSVEIGRGAFFRNVEAHIGTGGLDVSLLGMSLLERFKGFRIDRDMLILSY, encoded by the coding sequence GTGAGTAATAAAAGTCTTATAAAGTTAATAATTATTCTATGCATTAGTATTGTCATTACTTTCTGTGCACGTAAACTAGTAGCTGCACAATTTGCTGCTTTTTCTTGGGATAACCAAAAAAGTATAACTTGTTTTATAATGATTTTGGTGATTATCAGTATAGTTTATAATTCCTTTAGCCAAAAAGGTATAAGGATACTCTCTATTCAATTATTAACTTGGGGCGGAATTTTCTTAATTATAATTACTAGTTATGCTTTCAAGTTTGAGTTAAATTACGCCGCTCAAAGAGTCATATCCGTACTAATACCATCATATAATTGGGTCAATAAACAAGGAGAATTAGTAATTAGTCGTAGTAACGATGGGCATTTCTACGTTAACGCCGTGGCAAACGGAATAAAAATTAAATTTATGATTGATACCGGAGCAAGTGATGTTGCTCTTACTATTAGTGATGCTAAAATGCTAGGATTTGACTTATCAAAACTAAATTACACTAAAACTTACTCTACAGCTAATGGTACGAGTAGGGCTGCTCCCGTGAGATTAAATAGTGTTGAGATTGGTAGAGGAGCTTTTTTTAGAAATGTTGAAGCTCACATAGGTACTGGCGGTCTTGACGTATCGTTACTAGGCATGTCGTTATTAGAGCGTTTTAAAGGTTTCAGAATAGATCGAGATATGTTGATTTTGAGTTATTAG
- a CDS encoding zinc-finger domain-containing protein, with product MEIIETISTSVSCFGKEPPFDHPRIYLEIDSTKGSIVCPYCSKTFVLVSNEDKTPVR from the coding sequence ATGGAAATTATTGAGACTATCTCTACATCCGTATCATGTTTTGGCAAAGAACCACCTTTTGATCATCCAAGAATTTATTTGGAGATTGATTCAACCAAAGGCTCTATTGTGTGTCCTTATTGTAGTAAAACATTTGTGTTAGTAAGTAATGAAGATAAAACTCCTGTCAGATAG